Proteins co-encoded in one Marmota flaviventris isolate mMarFla1 chromosome 9, mMarFla1.hap1, whole genome shotgun sequence genomic window:
- the LOC114093561 gene encoding olfactory receptor 4P4-like: protein MEIQRNISEFILLGLSDDKKVQIFCFVLILLCFVALLVGNFLILISILCSPLFHQPMYYFLSQLSFLVICYTSSVTPKLIGGLLEGTQTISYGYCMVQVFTMHFFGSSEIFIITTMAIDRYVAICKPLHYMIIMNRTKCNFLILAAWAAGIAHSFPQLFMIMQLPFCGPNEIDHYFCDIFPLLKIACTDTYMIGILVVISSGVIILLIFVILFLSYIIILYTLRNLSVEGRCKALSTCVSHISVVVLFLVPAILSYLRPPTSFPEDKVVALFYTILAPMFNPFIYTLRNTEMKNAMRKVWCQMLFSKET from the coding sequence ATGGAAATCCAGAGAAACATCTCAGAATTCATTCTTCTGGGACTTTCTGATGACAAGAAAGTGCAAATATTTTGCTTCGTGCTTATTTTACTCTGCTTTGTTGCTCTGCTGGTAGGAAACTTTCTGATTCTCATTTCCATTCTATGCAGCCCTCTTTTTCACCAACCCATGTACTATTTCCTTAGCCAGTTATCATTTCTGGTTATCTGCTATACCTCCAGTGTTACACCCAAATTGATTGGTGGCCTGCTAGAGGGGACTCAAACCATTTCCTATGGTTATTGCATGGTACAGGTCTTTACCATGCACTTCTTTGGCAGCAGTGAGATCTTCATTATTACAACCATGGCCATTGATCGCTATGTTGCCATCTGCAAACCTCTCCACTATATGATTATCATGAACAGGACAAAATGTAACTTCCTAATTTTAGCTGCCTGGGCTGCTGGCATTGCCCACTCTTTTCCTCAATTATTCATGATAATGCAGTTGCCCTTCTGTGGTCCAAATGAAATCGATCACTACTTTTGTGATATTTTTCCTTTGCTCAAAATTGCCTGTACTGATACCTACATGATTGGTATCCTAGTGGTTATCAGCTCAGGAGTCATCATACTacttatatttgttattttatttctctcttacaTCATTATATTGTACACTTTAAGAAATCTCTCAGTTGAAGGAAGATGCAAAGCCCTCTCTACTTGTGTGTCTCATATCTCAGTGGTAGTCTTATTTCTGGTGCCTGCAATCCTTTCCTACCTTAGACCTCCTACTTCTTTCCCTGAGGATAAAGTGGTTGCCTTATTTTACACAATCCTTGCTCCCATGTTCAATCCCTTCATATATACTTTGAGAAATACTGAGATGAAAAATGCCATGAGAAAAGTCTGGTGTCAAATGCTGTTCTCAAAGGAAACATAG